Genomic DNA from Halobaculum sp. CBA1158:
GGTCACGAACGGCGCTTCACCGCTGAGGAGTGACCCCGCGTTCCCGGGACGGATCCGGGAACGGGGATTCCCTACCGAAGACCGGAACTCGCGTGCGGACGATTCACACGAACAGCGGCGCGTCGCACGCCGGAACGTCGGACTCTCGTCGTTCGTTTTGGGAACCTTTATGCACTCCTCAGGCGCAAACACGCTTGTCCGGAGTTAGGCATCCGCCTACCGAATACCATGCTCGAAACCACACCTGAACTCGCTAACGTTGTACTGCAGGAGAGTAGCCCGGCCATCCCCTCGGCGTCCGCCGCGGCGCTGGCTGTCGGTCTGGCCGCGTTCGGCGCGGGCTATGCCGAGCGAGGCATCGGCTCGGCCGCCGTCGGTGCCGTCGCCGAGGACGAGGACCTGTTCGTCACGGGTCTGATCTTCACGGTCCTGCCCGAGACCCTCGTCATTCTCGCACTAGTCACCATCTTCCTGGTCTAAACCGCCTCCTCCCTTTCACCATGAGTCTGGAGACAGTCGTCGAAGACATCCGTGCCGAGGCGGACGCGCGTGCGGAGGAGATCCGCGAAGAGGGCGAGGAGCACGCAGCGGAGATCGTCTCGGAGGCCGAGGAGGAGGCCGAACGTATCGTCCAGGAACGAGAACAGCAGGTCGAACGGCAGATCGAACAGGAGCGCGAGCAGACGCTGTCGGCGGCGAAGCTCGAGGCGAAACAGCAGCGACTGGAGGCCCGACGAGACGTCCTGGCGGACGTTCGCGAGGACACCGAGGCCGCCATCGCCGACCTCGCAGGCGACGAGCGCGAGGAGCTGACCCGGTCGCTGCTGGACGCGGCAGCGCCCGAGTTCGACGACGACGAGTCGGTTTCCGTTCGCGGTCGCGCCGACGACGAGGAGCTGTTGACCGAAATCCTCGCGGACTACGACGGCTGGTCGTACGCCGGCGAGCGCGAGTGTCTCGGCGGCGTCGTCGTCGAGAGCGAGGAGTCGCGCGTCCGTGTGAACAACACGTTCGACTCGGTGCTCGAGGTGGTCTGGGAGGACAACCTCAAGGAGCTGAGCGACCGACTGTTCGACGATGAGTAAAAGCGCCGGCACGTCCAACCCCGAGTACGTCACCGCCCGCGTTCGATCGCGGCGCGCAGGGCTGTTCGAGGAGGACGACTACCGGAAGCTGGTCAGGATGAGCCCGGCGGAGATCGCCCGGTTCATGGAGGAGTCGTCGGCCTACGAGGAGGAGATCAACGCGCTCGGGTCGCGGTTCTCGGGCGTCGACCTCATCGAGTACTCGCTGAACGCGAGCCTCGCGGAGGACTTCGAGGACATCCTCAGCTGGTGTGAGGGCAAGCTGTACGGCCACGTCGCCCGCTACCTTCGCAAGTTCGACGTGTGGAACGTCAAGACGGTGCTTCGCGGCGTGTACGCCGACACCGAGCGCGAGGCGGTCGCGGACGACCTCATTCGCGCCGGCGAGTTCGACGAGCGACTGCTCGAGCGGCTGCTCGATGCGGGCTCCATCGAAGAGGTCGTCGAGGTGCTCGAGCGGACGGTGTTCGGCGACCCGCTCGCCGACGCCCTCGACGACTACGAGTCGTCGGGCGTGCTCGTGCCGCTGGAGAACGCGGTCGACCGCGCGTACTACGACCTGTTGCGGACCGATGATCTCACCGGCGAGGCGCTCTCGGAGTACCGGGAGTTCCTCGAGGCGGAGATCGACTTCCGTAACGCGATCAACACCCTGCGGCTCGCCCGGTCGGGCACGGACATCAACCCCTCGGAGTACTTCATCGAGGGGGGCGTGTTGTTCTCCGCCGCCGAGCTGTCACAGCTCGCGTCGAACACCGACGAGCTGGTCGAGCGGATCCGCGAGTCGCGCTACGGCGAGCGCCTCTCGGACGCAGTAGCGGAGTTGGAGGACGCAGAGAGCCTCATCGGATTCGAACACGCCCTCGAAGCGGCCCTACTGGAGTACGCGGACTCGCTGGGGCTGGTCCACCCGCTGTCGGTGACGCCGGTGGTGTCGTACGTGCTCGCTAAGGAGCGCGAGGTCGACAACATCCGCGCCATCGCCCGCGGCAAGGAGGCGGGGCTCGGCCCCGAAGAGATCGAACAGGAGTTGGTGATCATATGAGTCAGGAGATCGCCGTCGTCGGCAGCCCCGAGTTCACGACCGGATTCAGGCTGGCCGGCGTCAGGAAGTGCGAGAACGTCCCCGACGACGAGAAGGACGACCGCCTCGACGAGGCCGTCGAGGGGGCGCTCTCGGACGACGACGTGGGTATCATCGTGATGCTCGACGACGACCTCGATCACCTCTCGCGGACGGTCCGCCGGGACGTGGAGGGGAGCGTCGAGCCCGTACTGGTCACGCTCGGCGGCGGTGCCGGGAGCGGCCTGCGCGAACAGATCAAGCGAGCCATCGGGATCGACCTGATGGACGAGGAGGAGTGAACACATGAGTCAGGCAAGCGAAACCGAGACGACCGACGGAACCGGACGCATCAACAGCGTGAGCGGCCCGGTCGTGAAGGCCGTCGACCTCGACGCCCGGATGAACGACGTCGTCTACGTGGGCGACGAAGGGCTGATGGGCGAGGTCATCGAGATCGAAGGCGACATCACGACCATTCAGGTGTACGAGGAGACCTCCGGGGTCGCCCCCGGTGAGCCCGTCGAAAACACGGGCGAACCGCTCTCCGTGGACCTGGGACCGGGAATGCTGGACGCCATCTACGACGGCGTCCAGCGCCCGCTCGACGTGCTCGAAGACAAGATGGACAGCGCGTTCCTCGACCGCGGGGTCGACGCGCCCGGCATCGACCTGGAGAAGGAGTGGGAGTTCACTCCCGAGGTCGAGGCCGGCGATAGTGTCGAGGCAGGCGACATCGTCGGCATCGTTCCCGAGACGGTCACCATCGACCACAAGGTCATGGTGCCGCCGGACTACGAGGGCGGCGTCGTCGAGAGCGCCGAGGAAGGGGAGTTCACGGTCGACGACCCCGTCGTCACGCTGGAGAACGGCGAGGAGATCTCGATGCGCCAGGAGTGGCCGGTTCGCGAGAAGCGGCCGACCGTCGAGAAGCGAACGCCCCGCGAGCCGCTCGTCTCGGGCCAGCGCATCCTCGACGGCCTGTTCCCCATCGCGAAGGGCGGGACGGCCGCCATCCCGGGCCCGTTCGGCTCCGGGAAGACCGTCACCCAGCACAGCCTCGCGAAGTTCGCGGACGCGGACATCGTCATCTACGTCGGCTGCGGCGAGCGCGGCAACGAGATGACCGAGGTGATCGAGGACTTCCCCGAACTGGAGGACCCGAAGAACGGCAACTCCCTGATGGCCCGCACCTCGCTCATCGCGAACACCTCGAACATGCCCGTCGCGGCCCGCGAGTCGTGCGTGTACACCGGCATCACCATCGCCGAGTACTACCGCGACATGGGATACGACGTGGCGCTCATGGCCGACTCCACCTCGCGGTGGGCGGAGGCCATGCGCGAGATCTCCTCCCGGCTGGAGGAGATGCCCGGCGAGGAGGGGTACCCCGCGTACCTCGCCGCCCGCCTGGCGGAGTTCTACGAGCGGGCCGGCTACTTCGAGAACCTCAACGGTAGCGAGGGCTCGGTGTCGGCGATCGGCGCGGTCTCGCCGCCCGGCGGCGACTTCTCCGAGCCGGTCACGCAGAACACGCTGCGCATCGTGAAGACGTTCTGGGCGCTGGACGCCGACCTGGCCGAGCGCCGCCACTTCCCGGCGATCAACTGGAACGAGTCGTACTCGCTGTACCAGGAGCAGCTCGACCCCTGGTTCAAGGAGAACGTCGCCGAGGACTGGCCCGACCGGCGACAGTGGGCCGTCGACGTGCTCGACGAGGAGGGCGAGCTTCAGGAGATCGTCCAGCTCGTCG
This window encodes:
- a CDS encoding V-type ATP synthase subunit E; this translates as MSLETVVEDIRAEADARAEEIREEGEEHAAEIVSEAEEEAERIVQEREQQVERQIEQEREQTLSAAKLEAKQQRLEARRDVLADVREDTEAAIADLAGDEREELTRSLLDAAAPEFDDDESVSVRGRADDEELLTEILADYDGWSYAGERECLGGVVVESEESRVRVNNTFDSVLEVVWEDNLKELSDRLFDDE
- a CDS encoding V-type ATP synthase subunit C; this encodes MSKSAGTSNPEYVTARVRSRRAGLFEEDDYRKLVRMSPAEIARFMEESSAYEEEINALGSRFSGVDLIEYSLNASLAEDFEDILSWCEGKLYGHVARYLRKFDVWNVKTVLRGVYADTEREAVADDLIRAGEFDERLLERLLDAGSIEEVVEVLERTVFGDPLADALDDYESSGVLVPLENAVDRAYYDLLRTDDLTGEALSEYREFLEAEIDFRNAINTLRLARSGTDINPSEYFIEGGVLFSAAELSQLASNTDELVERIRESRYGERLSDAVAELEDAESLIGFEHALEAALLEYADSLGLVHPLSVTPVVSYVLAKEREVDNIRAIARGKEAGLGPEEIEQELVII
- a CDS encoding V-type ATP synthase subunit F, whose amino-acid sequence is MSQEIAVVGSPEFTTGFRLAGVRKCENVPDDEKDDRLDEAVEGALSDDDVGIIVMLDDDLDHLSRTVRRDVEGSVEPVLVTLGGGAGSGLREQIKRAIGIDLMDEEE
- a CDS encoding ATP synthase subunit A, which encodes MSQASETETTDGTGRINSVSGPVVKAVDLDARMNDVVYVGDEGLMGEVIEIEGDITTIQVYEETSGVAPGEPVENTGEPLSVDLGPGMLDAIYDGVQRPLDVLEDKMDSAFLDRGVDAPGIDLEKEWEFTPEVEAGDSVEAGDIVGIVPETVTIDHKVMVPPDYEGGVVESAEEGEFTVDDPVVTLENGEEISMRQEWPVREKRPTVEKRTPREPLVSGQRILDGLFPIAKGGTAAIPGPFGSGKTVTQHSLAKFADADIVIYVGCGERGNEMTEVIEDFPELEDPKNGNSLMARTSLIANTSNMPVAARESCVYTGITIAEYYRDMGYDVALMADSTSRWAEAMREISSRLEEMPGEEGYPAYLAARLAEFYERAGYFENLNGSEGSVSAIGAVSPPGGDFSEPVTQNTLRIVKTFWALDADLAERRHFPAINWNESYSLYQEQLDPWFKENVAEDWPDRRQWAVDVLDEEGELQEIVQLVGKDALPEDQRLTLEVARYLREGYLQQNAFIDVDMYCPPEKTYAILETIQTFNDEAFDALDAGVPIEDITSIDAAPQLNRIATQEDWEAFVDELQEDIIEQLRSLY